The stretch of DNA GGCATTGAAGCGCTGCATGGGGAATTGAATGATTACAGAACGATTTTTTCCGTGAATGAAAATAATTTATTTTTAAGCGGAAAGGTGATAACCGGGCTTGGGGAAGGGCAGTATTACATATCTCTGGAAGGATACAGGAAGCAGTTCCGCGAAAAACTGGGTTTTGATCCCTATCCGGGCACCTTGAACGTAAGACTTGACCCGGCAAGTATCGAAACTCGAAAAAGCATTAACTGCAATATCAGGATATCGGGATTCACGGACAATAACAGGACTTTCGGGCCTGGTTCCTGTTTTAATGTGAAGATCTCAGATCTCCGGGGGGCAGTAATTGTGCCTGAACGCACACATTATCCTGAAGACATAATAGAGATAATTGCGTCTGTGAAGCTCAGGGATTACTTGAATGTCAATGATGGAAATACAGTTCGAGTGGAGGTATTTAAATGACTCTTGAAAATGCAATTGAAGCGATCCGTCAGGGTAAGATGATACTCCTGTTCGATGATGAGGATAGGGAAGGTGAGACGGATTTAGTGATACCGGCACTTTGCGTCACACCCGCTGAGGTTGCACGCATGCGCCGTGACGGTGGCGGTCTCATATGCGTGGCAATATACGGAAAGGCAGCTGAAAAGTTAGGCCTTCCTTTCATGTCCGAACTCCTGAAAAGCGTATCTCTGAACGGCCATAAATCACTGGGCAGCATCGTAGAAAAAAAAGGGGACATCCCCTATGATGCGCGTTCTTCTTTTTCACTGTGGGTTAATCACAGGAATACGTTCACAGGCATCACTGATAACGATAGGGCCCTGACCATCTGTAAAATAGGCGAGACTGTACAGAGGGTCATGAACGGAGAAAATATCGATTTTGGAAAAGAGTTCAGGT from Candidatus Methanoperedens sp. encodes:
- a CDS encoding winged helix-turn-helix domain-containing protein/riboflavin kinase, whose amino-acid sequence is MDILTLKKLALLGAHKSPVQISSMEFALHIDSSPQTAARKLKSLEDEMLISRQILHDGQLISITRTGIEALHGELNDYRTIFSVNENNLFLSGKVITGLGEGQYYISLEGYRKQFREKLGFDPYPGTLNVRLDPASIETRKSINCNIRISGFTDNNRTFGPGSCFNVKISDLRGAVIVPERTHYPEDIIEIIASVKLRDYLNVNDGNTVRVEVFK
- the ribB gene encoding 3,4-dihydroxy-2-butanone-4-phosphate synthase, whose protein sequence is MTLENAIEAIRQGKMILLFDDEDREGETDLVIPALCVTPAEVARMRRDGGGLICVAIYGKAAEKLGLPFMSELLKSVSLNGHKSLGSIVEKKGDIPYDARSSFSLWVNHRNTFTGITDNDRALTICKIGETVQRVMNGENIDFGKEFRSPGHVALLRAASGLLDERRGQTELSIGLALMAGINPSMVVCEMLDGNSGKALSKKDAIKYSIRHRLPFVEGKDVLEASNCILL